The following coding sequences are from one Desulfosporosinus orientis DSM 765 window:
- a CDS encoding hemolysin family protein, which translates to MLVGLNGIFVAAEFSMVKVRKTRLAELAENGSRRAKNALDVSSQLDAYLSACQLGITLASLGLGWLGEPAIATLIEPLFEGVAGWNTIYTHSIAIGLAFITITFLHIVLGELVPKSLAIQKAEGIALASAGFLKFFYWLLYPIIWALNSIANVVLRIWGIEAANEADLSHSEEELRMLVEASQKHGYLDKLEGKLLDNVFEFSDRIASEVMIPRQDMVCVFIQDTFEEILEVVKEHGHSRYLLCDDDKDHVLGLVHMRDIIRLQEQPGTKDIAQIKRDILAVPEGMPISHLVQRMRSQRTHMAVVVDEFGGSAGLVTLEDMLEELVGEIYDEFELEQPPIQKLGDNEYVLNGRVLMEEVSEMLDIHLEEETVSTIGGYVFSRLGRKPVKGDVIYFDGFHFEVMEVIGFRITKVMVKKKQQDANGEEVTDMHAVV; encoded by the coding sequence TTGTTAGTCGGATTAAACGGTATTTTCGTTGCTGCGGAATTTTCTATGGTTAAGGTACGTAAAACGCGTTTAGCTGAACTTGCTGAGAATGGCTCACGGAGAGCCAAAAATGCACTTGACGTCTCATCCCAACTTGATGCTTATCTTTCAGCTTGTCAGCTTGGTATTACGCTAGCCTCCCTAGGACTAGGCTGGCTTGGTGAGCCTGCGATTGCAACTTTGATAGAGCCCTTGTTTGAAGGAGTAGCTGGTTGGAATACGATCTACACTCATTCTATTGCAATAGGATTAGCCTTTATAACCATCACGTTTTTACACATTGTCCTGGGTGAGCTTGTTCCCAAATCTTTAGCAATTCAAAAAGCTGAAGGTATCGCTCTGGCCAGTGCCGGTTTTTTGAAATTTTTCTATTGGCTGTTGTATCCTATTATTTGGGCGCTCAATAGTATTGCTAATGTGGTTTTGAGAATTTGGGGCATTGAAGCGGCCAATGAGGCTGATTTGTCTCATAGTGAAGAAGAATTGCGCATGTTAGTTGAAGCCAGTCAAAAGCACGGCTATTTGGATAAATTAGAAGGAAAGCTGCTGGACAATGTCTTTGAATTTTCTGATCGCATTGCCAGCGAGGTCATGATTCCCCGGCAAGATATGGTCTGTGTCTTCATTCAGGATACCTTTGAAGAAATCCTTGAAGTTGTTAAAGAACATGGGCATTCCAGGTATTTATTGTGTGATGATGATAAGGATCACGTCCTAGGTTTGGTGCATATGAGAGATATTATTCGGCTGCAAGAACAGCCAGGCACCAAGGATATTGCTCAAATTAAGCGGGATATCCTTGCTGTTCCTGAGGGTATGCCGATTTCTCATCTTGTCCAGAGAATGAGAAGTCAGCGAACTCATATGGCCGTTGTTGTGGATGAATTTGGAGGATCAGCTGGGCTGGTTACCCTTGAGGATATGCTGGAAGAGCTGGTTGGGGAAATCTATGATGAGTTTGAGTTGGAGCAGCCGCCGATACAAAAACTTGGCGACAATGAATATGTGCTTAACGGCCGTGTATTAATGGAAGAAGTATCAGAAATGCTGGATATTCACCTAGAGGAAGAAACTGTCTCGACCATCGGAGGATATGTTTTTTCCAGATTGGGCCGCAAGCCTGTCAAGGGGGATGTTATATATTTTGACGGCTTCCATTTTGAAGTTATGGAGGTTATAGGGTTTAGAATTACTAAGGTTATGGTAAAGAAAAAGCAGCAAGATGCTAATGGTGAAGAAGTGACAGACATGCATGCCGTTGTATAA
- a CDS encoding hemolysin family protein — MLLIAFLLVGLNGVFVAAEFSLVKVRKTRLAELAENGSGRAKTALDVTSHLDAYLSACQLGITLASLGLGWLGEPAVAALIEPLFAGIAGWSSIYTHTISITIAFSLISLLHIVLGELVPKSLAIQKAEGMALGTSGFLKIFYWICYPIIWSLNSLANLVLRIWRIEPANEADLSHSEEELRMIVDASQRHGYLDKLEGTLLDNVFEFSDRNASEVMVPRQDMVCIFIQDTFEEILEVIKEFGHTRYLLCDDDKDHVLGLVHMRDILRLQEETGEKDISQIKRDVLAVPEGMPISHLVQKMRSQHTHMAVVVDEFGGTAGLVTIEDMLEELVGEIYDEFELEQPPVQKVSENEYLLNGRVLMEEVSEMLNIQLEEETVSTIGGYIFSRLGRKPVKGDIVIFEGIEFEVMEVIGFRITKVKILRKPGEVTTDKSPTNH, encoded by the coding sequence ATGCTCCTCATTGCATTCTTGTTGGTTGGATTAAACGGGGTATTCGTTGCTGCAGAGTTTTCTTTGGTTAAAGTGCGCAAAACACGTTTGGCTGAACTTGCTGAGAATGGCTCGGGAAGAGCAAAAACGGCTTTGGATGTCACATCTCATTTGGATGCCTACCTTTCTGCCTGTCAGCTGGGGATTACTCTGGCTTCACTGGGCTTAGGGTGGCTGGGAGAGCCTGCAGTTGCTGCTCTGATTGAACCTCTTTTTGCCGGGATTGCCGGGTGGAGCAGCATTTATACCCATACTATTTCAATTACTATCGCTTTTTCGCTGATCTCATTGTTACACATAGTATTGGGTGAGCTTGTTCCTAAATCCTTAGCCATTCAAAAGGCTGAGGGCATGGCCTTAGGGACATCTGGATTCTTGAAAATTTTTTACTGGATTTGTTATCCAATCATTTGGTCTCTTAACAGTTTAGCGAACCTTGTCTTGCGTATCTGGAGAATAGAACCGGCCAATGAGGCGGATCTGTCCCATAGTGAAGAAGAACTGCGCATGATTGTGGATGCCAGTCAGCGGCATGGCTATTTGGATAAATTAGAAGGTACACTGTTGGATAACGTATTCGAGTTTTCTGATCGCAATGCCAGCGAGGTTATGGTGCCTCGACAAGATATGGTGTGCATTTTTATTCAAGATACCTTTGAGGAAATTCTTGAAGTTATTAAAGAATTTGGGCATACACGCTATTTGTTGTGTGATGATGATAAAGACCATGTTTTGGGGTTAGTCCACATGAGGGATATTCTTCGGTTACAGGAAGAGACGGGGGAAAAAGATATTTCTCAGATTAAACGGGATGTTCTTGCCGTTCCTGAAGGAATGCCGATTTCTCATCTTGTCCAGAAAATGCGGAGCCAACATACTCACATGGCGGTTGTTGTTGATGAATTTGGAGGAACTGCCGGCTTGGTTACTATAGAAGATATGCTGGAAGAACTAGTCGGTGAAATTTACGATGAATTTGAGCTGGAACAACCCCCTGTTCAGAAAGTATCGGAGAACGAATATTTGCTCAATGGGCGGGTATTGATGGAAGAAGTCTCAGAAATGTTGAATATTCAGCTGGAAGAAGAAACTGTTTCGACTATTGGAGGTTATATTTTCTCCCGGTTGGGCCGCAAACCTGTCAAAGGGGATATCGTTATTTTTGAGGGTATTGAGTTTGAAGTAATGGAAGTGATAGGTTTCAGGATCACTAAAGTAAAAATCCTGAGAAAACCTGGTGAGGTGACGACGGACAAAAGCCCAACAAACCATTAA
- the cobT gene encoding nicotinate-nucleotide--dimethylbenzimidazole phosphoribosyltransferase — protein sequence MENLTEEKLFAQLQELIGNISDLDEAAMGQVQERLDSLTKPQGSLGQLEQIAKQLGGIQGTSNPQIKKKAVLLMAGDHGIAAEGVSAFPQEVTPQMVYNIMNDGAAINVLARQANADVFCTDVGVAFPIEATGNIIQKRVANGTKNMAKGPAMSRQEALQALLAGAEVAQEKIQAGYNLFATGDLGIGNTTPSSAIVSLFTNSPLEDVVGRGTGIDDAGLINKRQAIQKAIDVNQPNTEDALDVLCKVGGLEIAAIAGSILQAAASRVPIVVDGFISTAGALVAANLAPKSTAFMIPSHGSVEPGHCKALAGLGLEPVLNLNMRLGEGTGAALTFHLVEAALHILNEMSTFADAGVSEKS from the coding sequence ATGGAAAACTTAACGGAAGAAAAACTCTTTGCTCAACTACAAGAACTTATCGGCAACATTTCAGATCTTGATGAGGCGGCCATGGGCCAAGTCCAAGAACGCCTGGATTCCTTAACAAAACCTCAGGGCAGCCTTGGACAATTAGAGCAAATTGCCAAACAGCTTGGCGGTATCCAAGGAACCTCCAATCCCCAAATTAAGAAAAAAGCCGTTCTCTTGATGGCAGGAGATCACGGCATCGCTGCTGAAGGAGTAAGTGCTTTTCCCCAGGAAGTTACCCCTCAAATGGTGTATAATATTATGAATGACGGTGCTGCCATTAATGTTTTAGCTCGTCAAGCCAATGCCGACGTTTTTTGTACTGATGTAGGGGTTGCTTTTCCTATCGAAGCAACAGGAAATATCATTCAAAAACGAGTAGCCAATGGAACAAAAAATATGGCTAAAGGTCCTGCTATGTCCCGCCAAGAAGCACTGCAGGCTCTGCTGGCCGGTGCCGAAGTTGCCCAAGAAAAAATCCAGGCAGGATATAATCTTTTTGCCACCGGCGACCTGGGTATCGGCAATACTACACCTAGCTCCGCTATCGTTTCCCTTTTCACAAATTCTCCCCTGGAAGATGTGGTTGGGAGGGGAACCGGGATTGACGATGCCGGATTAATTAACAAACGCCAAGCAATTCAAAAGGCTATTGATGTTAATCAACCGAATACGGAAGATGCTCTTGATGTACTCTGCAAAGTTGGAGGCTTAGAAATTGCAGCCATTGCCGGTTCTATTCTCCAAGCGGCTGCCAGCCGAGTTCCTATTGTCGTGGATGGTTTTATTTCTACAGCCGGGGCACTGGTTGCAGCCAACCTTGCACCCAAAAGCACCGCTTTTATGATACCATCTCACGGTTCCGTAGAACCTGGCCACTGCAAAGCATTAGCCGGCTTAGGTTTAGAACCTGTACTCAACTTAAATATGAGGCTGGGAGAAGGAACAGGGGCTGCCTTAACCTTCCACTTAGTGGAGGCTGCTCTCCATA
- a CDS encoding ParM/StbA family protein, with protein MFENDILVAGADPGFGAIKLDTGDTKVLFPAVICKGNERIFSTLGNTLINKGSDLQTQIASLDVIVKNNSTGVEKHYFMGSLAESLNPNEAHYCWDEDKSSDEEATALLVVALALAQQSPKTNVYLGTGVPVKYYAALKDKYEAELKGSFSVEFLSGPMQGTTCQLNILRSRVLPQSYGVFIKETLNEYGIPMNPKLFSGYVTVIDPGFRTTDVATFYDGVMLDPPYSFSIEKGLKWAYIGVAEKLKELTLSHANPVETDDKELDKIFRVNEGQYPWNNGTINLNPIMKSMLTQLGTDITREVKKALKPMLSKLHTVIVAGKVGEMVYEYIQMDNKTLIEDPQFGNATGFRIMASTLVNNITKKADPSV; from the coding sequence GTGTTTGAAAACGATATCCTCGTTGCAGGAGCCGATCCGGGATTTGGAGCGATAAAACTGGACACAGGGGATACCAAAGTATTATTTCCTGCTGTGATTTGTAAGGGAAATGAACGAATTTTTTCAACATTAGGCAACACCCTTATCAATAAAGGATCTGACTTGCAAACACAGATAGCATCCTTAGATGTTATTGTCAAAAATAATTCTACAGGTGTTGAGAAGCATTACTTCATGGGAAGTTTGGCTGAGAGCCTCAATCCCAATGAAGCTCATTATTGTTGGGATGAGGACAAGTCTTCTGATGAAGAGGCAACAGCTTTGCTGGTCGTAGCGTTGGCATTAGCACAGCAAAGCCCTAAAACCAATGTTTATTTAGGTACGGGAGTACCTGTGAAATATTATGCCGCTCTGAAGGACAAGTATGAAGCAGAATTAAAGGGATCTTTCTCAGTGGAGTTTCTTTCAGGGCCTATGCAGGGGACAACTTGCCAGCTAAACATCCTCCGTTCTCGTGTACTTCCCCAAAGTTATGGCGTTTTTATTAAGGAAACTCTGAATGAGTACGGAATTCCCATGAATCCTAAGTTGTTCAGCGGCTATGTGACGGTTATCGATCCAGGCTTTAGAACGACAGATGTGGCTACCTTTTATGATGGGGTGATGCTTGATCCGCCCTATTCATTCAGCATAGAAAAAGGGTTAAAGTGGGCCTATATCGGAGTAGCGGAAAAACTAAAAGAATTAACCCTTAGTCATGCCAATCCTGTTGAAACGGATGATAAAGAACTGGACAAGATTTTCCGAGTCAACGAAGGGCAATATCCCTGGAATAATGGTACCATTAATCTTAATCCCATTATGAAGAGCATGCTCACTCAATTAGGGACGGATATTACCCGTGAAGTAAAAAAGGCTTTAAAACCTATGCTGAGCAAATTGCATACAGTTATCGTTGCAGGGAAAGTCGGAGAAATGGTTTATGAATATATTCAAATGGATAATAAAACGTTGATAGAGGACCCTCAGTTTGGTAATGCGACAGGATTTCGAATCATGGCTTCTACCCTCGTTAATAATATAACTAAGAAAGCGGACCCTTCAGTATGA